The Megalops cyprinoides isolate fMegCyp1 chromosome 12, fMegCyp1.pri, whole genome shotgun sequence genome contains a region encoding:
- the LOC118786889 gene encoding microtubule-associated protein RP/EB family member 3-like gives MAVNVYSTSVTIDNLSRHDMLAWVNDSLQLSYTKIEQLCSGAAYCQFMDMLFPGCVLLKKVKFQARLEHEYIHNFKVLQAAFKRMSVDKIIPVEKLVKGKFQDNFEFVQWFKKFFDANYDGKEYDPLLARQGQDMTPAPNPGLPQRTSPTVPKNMPTPQRALNSTPSTGMRKNPPVARNGGSDAEIMELNQQLMELKLTVDGLEKERDFYFSKLRDIELICQEHESENNPIITKIIDILYATEDGFAPPDDEDIDEQPHFDQDEY, from the exons ATGGCTGTGAACGTGTACTCCACGTCTGTGACCATCGATAACCTGAGTCGACACGATATGCTGGCATGGGTCAACGACTCCCTGCAGCTCAGCTACACCAAGATCGAGCAGCTGTGTTCAG GGGCAGCGTACTGCCAGTTCATGGACATGCTGTTTCCCGGCTGCGTCCTGCTGAAGAAGGTCAAGTTCCAGGCCCGGCTGGAGCACGAGTACATTCACAACTTCAAAGTGCTGCAGGCCGCCTTCAAGAGGATGAGCGTGGACAAA ATTATTCCTGTAGAGAAGCTTGTGAAAGGAAAGTTCCAGGACAACTTTGAATTTGTGCAATGGTTCAAGAAGTTCTTCGACGCCAACTACGACGGCAAGGAGTACGACCCCCTGCTGGCGAGGCAGGGCCAGGACATGACCCCGGCCCCCAATCCAG GACTGCCTCAGCGGACATCCCCGACAGTGCCCAAGAACATGCCCACCCCACAGAGGGCCCTCAACTCCACCCCTTCCACAGGCATGAGGAAGAACCCGCCCGTGGCCCGCAACGGGGGCAGTGACGCCGAGATTATGGAGCTCAATCAGCAG CTAATGGAGCTGAAACTCACAGTGGATgggctggagaaggagagagacttcTACTTCAGCAAGCTACGAGACATCGAGCTGATCTGCCAGGAACACGAAAGCGAGAACAACCCCATCATCACCAAGATCATCGACATTCTGTACGCCACAGAG GATGGCTTTGCGCCGCCAGACGACGAGGACATCGACGAACAGCCACATTTTGACCAGGATGAATACTAA